From one Simplicispira suum genomic stretch:
- a CDS encoding lysylphosphatidylglycerol synthase domain-containing protein: MTPAKPSIRTLQPEGSPGMALARPTTPQAPTTPSAPSRLRPGRGAARTRTNRGATRPGGLTQLQEKPWWPWLTRSLAGAFFVLVASLIVYQARSVDWPAVWQAVLALPVRVLWAGAALALLSHFTYGSFEWIGRHVTGHQLGRATTLGIAMTSYAFTLNLGSVIGGVGVRYRLYSRRGVEPGTIGQVVATSILTNWIGYLLLTAIIPWFWVPPAVFGWSASDVQWRMGGALLALAPLVYLALCLVRGGRPLALRGHCFALPRWPLALWQVAVSCANWMLMGTALWVVLQGQVAYPAAVATVMLGAVAGLVLRVPAGLGVLESVGVALLTTDSLSKTDVLAALLAYRALYYFVPLVLAALAFAAAELLVHGKKPTK, from the coding sequence ATGACACCAGCAAAGCCGAGCATCCGCACGCTGCAGCCTGAAGGAAGCCCAGGCATGGCGCTGGCAAGGCCCACCACGCCCCAGGCTCCGACCACGCCCTCGGCACCCTCGCGCCTACGACCTGGGCGCGGCGCCGCACGCACCCGCACCAACCGGGGAGCGACCCGGCCCGGCGGGTTGACGCAGTTGCAGGAAAAACCTTGGTGGCCCTGGCTGACGCGCAGTCTGGCCGGCGCATTTTTCGTGCTGGTGGCCTCGCTCATCGTTTACCAGGCGCGCAGCGTGGATTGGCCTGCCGTCTGGCAGGCCGTGCTGGCGCTTCCGGTACGCGTGCTCTGGGCGGGTGCAGCGCTGGCGTTGCTGAGCCATTTCACCTACGGCAGTTTCGAATGGATTGGCCGGCATGTCACCGGCCACCAGCTGGGCCGCGCCACCACGCTGGGCATCGCCATGACCAGCTATGCCTTTACCCTGAACCTCGGCTCGGTGATCGGCGGCGTGGGTGTGCGCTACCGGCTCTACAGCCGGCGCGGCGTGGAGCCCGGCACCATCGGCCAGGTGGTGGCCACCAGCATCCTGACCAACTGGATCGGCTACTTGTTGCTGACCGCCATCATTCCCTGGTTCTGGGTGCCGCCCGCCGTGTTTGGCTGGAGTGCCAGCGACGTGCAATGGCGCATGGGCGGCGCTTTGCTGGCCCTGGCGCCGCTGGTCTACCTGGCGCTGTGCCTGGTTCGAGGCGGCCGGCCGCTGGCGCTGCGCGGCCACTGCTTTGCCCTGCCGCGCTGGCCGCTGGCGCTGTGGCAGGTGGCGGTATCGTGCGCCAACTGGATGCTGATGGGCACGGCGCTGTGGGTGGTATTGCAGGGCCAGGTGGCGTATCCGGCGGCCGTCGCCACCGTGATGCTGGGGGCGGTGGCCGGGCTGGTGCTGCGTGTGCCGGCCGGCCTGGGCGTGCTTGAATCGGTGGGCGTGGCGCTGCTGACGACCGATTCGCTGTCCAAGACCGACGTACTGGCCGCACTGCTCGCCTACCGGGCGCTGTACTACTTTGTGCCCCTGGTGCTGGCGGCGCTGGCGTTTGCGGCCGCCGAATTGCTGGTGCACGGGAAAAAACCAACGAAATAG
- a CDS encoding formylglycine-generating enzyme family protein produces MVIENSLGMRMVRVPAGEFLMGSDEPLEVLTQAFPRYERRRLVALSDEAPVHRVGITRAFYLGQHEVTVGQFRQFVQASGYVPESVADGTGGYGYNATYDPATTQRGDAFEGRDPRYSWKNPGFAQGDTHPVLNVTWNDAMALAAWLSAQEGVRYRLPTEAEWEYACRAGSRTRYAGSDDPQSLLATANTFDTDASVFWPRWQDQALSGHDGHAFTAPVGSYRPNAFGLYDMLGNAWEWTADWYGDSAYTQSSLNDPKGPADGNVRVRRGGSWHTWALYARCAYRNWNTPQTRYTLVGIRLLREVK; encoded by the coding sequence ATGGTCATCGAAAACAGTCTGGGCATGCGGATGGTGCGGGTGCCTGCCGGCGAATTTTTGATGGGCAGCGACGAGCCCCTTGAGGTGCTGACGCAAGCCTTCCCACGCTACGAACGCCGGCGCCTGGTCGCCCTGAGCGACGAGGCGCCGGTGCACCGGGTAGGGATCACGCGGGCCTTTTACCTGGGGCAGCATGAGGTGACGGTGGGCCAGTTCCGTCAATTTGTCCAAGCCTCGGGGTATGTGCCCGAATCCGTGGCCGACGGCACCGGAGGCTACGGTTACAACGCCACCTATGACCCGGCCACCACGCAGCGCGGCGATGCGTTCGAGGGGCGAGATCCCCGCTACTCCTGGAAGAATCCGGGTTTCGCCCAAGGCGATACGCACCCGGTCCTCAATGTCACCTGGAACGACGCCATGGCCCTGGCCGCGTGGCTCAGCGCGCAGGAAGGCGTACGCTACCGCCTGCCCACCGAGGCCGAGTGGGAATACGCCTGCCGTGCCGGCTCTCGCACCCGCTATGCCGGCAGCGACGATCCGCAGAGCCTGCTGGCCACCGCCAACACCTTCGACACCGACGCTTCCGTGTTCTGGCCGCGCTGGCAGGACCAGGCCCTGAGTGGCCACGACGGGCATGCCTTCACCGCACCCGTAGGAAGCTATCGGCCGAATGCCTTTGGCCTCTACGACATGCTGGGCAATGCCTGGGAATGGACCGCCGACTGGTACGGCGACAGCGCCTACACGCAATCGTCCCTAAACGACCCAAAAGGCCCCGCCGATGGGAATGTGCGGGTGCGGCGCGGCGGCTCGTGGCACACCTGGGCGCTGTATGCGCGCTGCGCCTACCGCAACTGGAACACGCCGCAGACGCGCTACACGCTGGTCGGCATCCGCCTGCTGCGGGAAGTGAAGTAG
- the cysK gene encoding cysteine synthase A, with amino-acid sequence MKVDTILQTIGNTPHIRINRIFGADAKVWIKSERANPGGSIKDRIALAMVEAAEKSGALKPGGTIIEPTSGNTGIGLSLVAAVKGYKLILVMPDSMSVERRRLMLAYGASFDLTPKEKGMKGAIARAEELQAQTPGAWIPQQFENPANIDVHAQTTAAEILADFPDGLDVLITGVGTGGHITGCARVLKAKFPNLKVFAVEPTGSAVISGGPPGPHAIQGLGAGFIPKNLDTSVLDGAIVVDAEDAREYARRSAREEGMLVGISSGATLAAIAQKLPSLPAGSRILGFNYDTGERYLSVEGFLPS; translated from the coding sequence ATGAAGGTCGACACCATTCTTCAAACGATTGGCAACACGCCGCACATCCGCATCAACCGCATCTTCGGAGCGGACGCCAAGGTATGGATCAAATCCGAACGCGCCAACCCAGGCGGCTCCATCAAGGACCGAATTGCGCTGGCCATGGTCGAAGCGGCAGAAAAGTCGGGTGCCCTCAAGCCCGGCGGCACCATCATCGAGCCCACCTCGGGCAACACCGGCATTGGCCTGTCCCTGGTGGCGGCCGTCAAGGGCTACAAACTCATTCTGGTGATGCCCGACAGCATGAGTGTCGAGCGCCGCCGGTTAATGCTGGCTTACGGCGCGAGTTTTGATCTCACACCCAAAGAAAAGGGCATGAAGGGCGCGATTGCCCGCGCAGAAGAGCTGCAGGCGCAGACGCCAGGCGCCTGGATTCCGCAGCAGTTCGAGAACCCGGCCAATATCGATGTCCACGCCCAGACCACCGCAGCGGAAATCCTCGCCGATTTTCCCGACGGGCTGGACGTGCTCATCACCGGCGTCGGCACGGGCGGCCACATTACCGGCTGCGCCCGTGTACTCAAAGCGAAGTTTCCGAACCTCAAGGTATTCGCGGTCGAGCCCACCGGGTCGGCCGTGATTTCCGGCGGCCCCCCCGGCCCGCACGCCATTCAGGGGCTGGGCGCCGGCTTCATCCCGAAGAATCTGGACACCAGCGTGCTGGATGGAGCCATCGTGGTGGACGCAGAAGATGCCCGCGAATACGCCCGCCGCAGTGCGCGCGAAGAAGGCATGTTGGTGGGTATATCGTCGGGCGCCACACTGGCCGCTATTGCGCAAAAACTCCCCAGTTTGCCGGCCGGCAGCCGCATCCTCGGCTTCAACTACGACACCGGCGAGCGCTACCTTTCGGTGGAAGGCTTTTTGCCCTCCTGA
- the clsB gene encoding cardiolipin synthase ClsB, translating into MSRRTRAPRSSRWVEGNDFELLENGEDFFPRVFAAIESAEREVWLETFILFDDKVGRALHAALLGAAQRGASVHVLVDGFGSPDLPERYIGELVEAGVQFRTFDPGSSIFGQRLNVLRRMHRKIVVVDGALGFIGGINYSADHLADFGPEAKQDYAVQVRGPIVAQMHRFVQSAVYTDQRKKAPETPEISATATLPQAGSAGAIFVMRDNHRHKNDIERHYRIALRSARKRVVIANAYFFPGYRFIREMRRAARRGVDVRLILQGQPDMPIVKTAASMLYEHLVRAGVRVFEYCDRPLHGKVALVDDEWSTVGSSNLDPLSLALNLEANVIIRDRSFNAHLHERLTDLMEKSCRSIALPAKSRWARLRLLRSYVVFHLMRWFPTWAGWLPRHEPTIALAQAVKQAKQDDTSKAEHPHAAA; encoded by the coding sequence ATGAGCCGGCGCACCCGCGCGCCACGTTCCTCACGCTGGGTGGAAGGCAACGATTTCGAGCTGCTGGAAAACGGCGAAGACTTCTTTCCCCGGGTGTTCGCCGCCATCGAATCCGCCGAGCGCGAGGTGTGGCTGGAAACCTTCATCCTGTTCGACGACAAGGTCGGCCGCGCGCTGCATGCCGCCTTGCTCGGCGCCGCGCAACGGGGCGCCAGCGTGCACGTGCTGGTCGACGGCTTTGGCTCACCCGATCTGCCCGAACGCTACATTGGCGAGCTGGTTGAGGCGGGCGTGCAGTTCCGTACGTTTGATCCGGGTTCGAGTATTTTTGGCCAGCGGCTCAATGTGCTGCGCCGCATGCACCGCAAGATCGTAGTGGTCGACGGCGCGCTGGGATTTATCGGAGGCATCAATTACTCGGCCGACCATCTGGCCGATTTTGGACCCGAGGCCAAGCAGGACTATGCCGTGCAGGTGCGAGGCCCCATCGTGGCGCAGATGCATCGCTTCGTGCAGAGCGCGGTCTACACCGACCAGAGAAAAAAAGCGCCCGAGACACCCGAAATATCCGCCACGGCAACTTTGCCACAGGCAGGCTCGGCGGGCGCCATTTTCGTCATGCGCGACAACCACCGCCACAAAAACGACATTGAGCGCCACTACCGCATTGCCCTGCGCAGCGCGCGCAAGCGTGTCGTCATTGCCAACGCCTACTTCTTCCCCGGCTACCGCTTCATCCGCGAGATGCGCCGAGCGGCGCGCAGGGGGGTGGACGTGCGCCTTATTTTGCAGGGCCAGCCGGACATGCCCATCGTCAAAACCGCTGCCAGCATGCTTTACGAGCACTTGGTGCGCGCGGGGGTGCGCGTCTTCGAGTACTGCGACCGGCCGCTGCACGGCAAGGTGGCCCTGGTAGACGACGAGTGGTCCACCGTGGGTTCGAGCAATCTCGATCCGCTCTCTTTGGCGCTCAACCTGGAAGCCAACGTCATCATCCGCGACCGCAGCTTCAATGCCCACCTGCACGAGCGCCTTACCGATCTCATGGAAAAAAGCTGCCGCAGCATCGCGTTGCCGGCCAAGAGCCGGTGGGCGCGCCTGCGGCTGCTGCGCAGCTATGTGGTGTTCCACCTGATGCGCTGGTTCCCGACCTGGGCCGGCTGGCTGCCGCGCCACGAACCCACCATTGCGCTGGCACAGGCGGTGAAGCAGGCGAAACAAGATGACACCAGCAAAGCCGAGCATCCGCACGCTGCAGCCTGA
- a CDS encoding NAD(P)/FAD-dependent oxidoreductase, translated as MIRLSEIRLPLSAAEHPEPALIQSAATILGVQPAEVARLTVFKRSFDARKRELLAVYIVDLELADSDLERALLARHAGHPHIQPTPDMAWRPVGQAPGTLAERPVVIGFGPCGIFAALVLAQMGFKPIVLERGKAVRERTQDTWALWRKRELHPESNVQFGEGGAGTFSDGKLYSQIKDPRHLGRKVMHEFVQAGAPEEILYVAHPHIGTFKLVKVVEHLRAQIIALGGEVRFGQRVTDLLLDDSNGARKLRGVQVLDQENGTTQGLLSSHVVLALGHSARDTFAMLYGHGVAMEAKPFSIGFRIEHPQGLIDRARWGRHAGHPLLGAADYKLVHHAANGRDAYSFCMCPGGTVVAATSEPGRVVTNGMSQYSRNERNANAGLVVGITPADYPSDPAAFEAQLGASHGVQQLRAGAAHPLAGIVLQRQLESAAYVLGGSDYSAPAQRVGDFLAGRASTAMGSVEPSYQPGVRPVDLAGALPGYAIAALREALPVFGQKIKGFDLPDAVLTGVETRTSSPLRIDRNADLQSPNTTGLYPAGEGAGYAGGILSAGVDGIKVGEAVARALLGQAAAVQLGH; from the coding sequence ATGATTCGCCTCTCCGAAATCCGCCTGCCGCTGTCTGCTGCAGAACACCCCGAGCCTGCGCTGATCCAATCCGCAGCAACGATTCTTGGCGTCCAGCCGGCAGAAGTAGCTCGGCTCACCGTTTTCAAGCGCAGTTTTGACGCCCGCAAACGCGAACTGCTGGCCGTCTACATCGTCGATCTGGAACTGGCCGACAGCGATCTGGAGCGTGCGCTGCTTGCGCGCCATGCCGGCCACCCGCACATCCAGCCCACGCCCGACATGGCCTGGCGCCCGGTTGGGCAAGCACCCGGCACGCTGGCCGAGCGCCCGGTGGTCATTGGCTTTGGTCCCTGCGGCATCTTTGCCGCGCTGGTGCTGGCGCAGATGGGGTTCAAACCCATCGTTCTGGAGCGTGGCAAGGCCGTGCGCGAGCGCACGCAGGACACCTGGGCGCTGTGGCGCAAACGCGAACTGCACCCCGAGAGCAATGTGCAGTTCGGCGAGGGCGGTGCCGGCACGTTCTCGGATGGCAAGCTCTACAGCCAAATCAAAGATCCACGCCACTTGGGGCGCAAGGTCATGCACGAGTTCGTGCAGGCCGGCGCGCCCGAGGAGATCCTTTACGTCGCGCACCCGCACATCGGTACCTTCAAGCTGGTGAAAGTGGTGGAACACCTGCGCGCGCAGATCATTGCGCTCGGTGGCGAGGTGCGCTTTGGCCAGCGCGTGACCGATTTGTTGCTGGATGACAGCAACGGCGCGCGCAAGCTGCGCGGCGTGCAAGTGCTCGACCAGGAGAACGGTACGACGCAGGGACTGCTGAGTTCGCACGTGGTGCTGGCGCTGGGTCACAGCGCACGCGACACGTTCGCCATGCTGTACGGGCATGGCGTGGCCATGGAGGCCAAGCCCTTTTCCATCGGCTTTCGCATTGAGCATCCCCAAGGCCTGATCGACCGCGCCCGCTGGGGCCGGCACGCCGGCCACCCGCTGCTCGGCGCGGCGGACTACAAACTGGTGCACCACGCTGCCAACGGGCGCGACGCCTACAGTTTTTGCATGTGCCCCGGTGGCACGGTGGTTGCGGCAACGAGCGAGCCGGGCCGCGTGGTGACCAACGGCATGAGCCAGTATTCGCGCAACGAGCGCAACGCCAACGCCGGCCTGGTGGTGGGGATCACGCCGGCCGACTACCCGAGCGACCCAGCTGCGTTCGAGGCGCAACTGGGCGCAAGCCACGGCGTGCAGCAGCTGCGCGCGGGCGCAGCGCACCCGCTGGCCGGCATCGTGCTGCAGCGCCAGCTCGAATCAGCGGCCTATGTGCTGGGCGGCAGCGACTACAGCGCACCTGCGCAGCGGGTTGGCGATTTTCTGGCCGGGCGTGCGTCCACCGCCATGGGCAGTGTCGAGCCGTCGTACCAGCCCGGCGTGCGGCCGGTGGACTTGGCGGGCGCCCTGCCCGGCTACGCCATCGCCGCGCTGCGGGAAGCCTTGCCGGTGTTTGGCCAGAAAATCAAAGGCTTCGATTTGCCCGACGCGGTGCTGACCGGTGTCGAGACGCGCACTTCGTCGCCCCTGCGCATTGACCGCAATGCCGATCTGCAAAGCCCCAACACCACCGGCCTGTACCCCGCGGGCGAAGGCGCAGGCTATGCCGGCGGCATTCTTTCGGCGGGCGTGGACGGCATCAAGGTGGGCGAGGCGGTGGCCCGCGCGCTGCTGGGCCAAGCCGCCGCCGTCCAGTTGGGCCACTGA
- a CDS encoding endonuclease/exonuclease/phosphatase family protein has translation MPATSSPLAFKALTVNVHKGFSTFNRRFVLHELRDAVRAVGTDLVFLQEVHGTHRAHAQRIANFPQVPQYEFLADEIWHQHAYGRNAVYDNGDHGNALLSKFPIVYYENHDISIRGPERRGMLHCIVQPPGRAVPVHAICVHLGLQESHRQQQLRLVCNLINSLPAHEPVLLAGDFNDWRGRAHRVLRDGAGLSEVFLQSQGHAQRTFPASMPVLALDRIYVRDATVHSPLVLPKKPWDRLSDHAPLAAEIHV, from the coding sequence ATGCCTGCCACCTCTTCGCCCCTTGCCTTCAAGGCACTGACCGTCAACGTCCACAAAGGCTTTAGCACCTTCAACCGGCGCTTCGTCCTGCATGAGTTGCGCGACGCGGTGCGGGCCGTGGGAACCGACCTGGTGTTTTTGCAGGAAGTGCACGGCACACACCGTGCGCACGCGCAGCGCATTGCCAATTTCCCGCAGGTACCGCAATACGAATTTTTGGCCGACGAAATCTGGCACCAGCACGCCTATGGCCGCAACGCCGTGTACGACAACGGCGACCACGGCAACGCCCTGCTCTCCAAATTCCCCATCGTCTACTACGAGAACCACGATATTTCCATTCGCGGCCCGGAGCGTCGTGGCATGTTGCATTGCATTGTTCAGCCGCCGGGACGGGCGGTGCCGGTGCATGCCATCTGCGTGCACCTGGGTCTGCAGGAATCACACCGCCAGCAGCAGTTGCGCCTGGTCTGCAACCTGATCAATTCGCTGCCAGCGCACGAGCCGGTGCTGCTGGCCGGCGACTTCAACGACTGGCGCGGCCGGGCCCACCGCGTGCTGCGCGACGGCGCAGGTCTGAGCGAAGTGTTTCTGCAGTCGCAAGGACACGCACAGCGCACCTTCCCCGCCTCCATGCCTGTGCTGGCGCTTGACCGCATCTATGTACGCGATGCCACCGTGCATTCACCGCTGGTACTGCCCAAGAAGCCTTGGGACCGCCTGTCCGACCATGCGCCGCTGGCCGCGGAGATTCACGTATGA